A window of Acipenser ruthenus chromosome 32, fAciRut3.2 maternal haplotype, whole genome shotgun sequence genomic DNA:
tTTGATGTTTGTTAAGAGTGTAgttatactaaaagaaacgtaggTGTTGGTTTGATCACGCCAATACCCTGATAAGGCAGGTTTCatagagtattttacagcactgtaaaTCGCAATTTTGGGTTATCCCGGAATAACCATGGATAGGTAGTTGATGCAATCCGGGgtcctggtgctgtaaaatgctttaaaaacaagGAGGGTGTGAAGCTTGATCAGTTTGACCCCCAAGTGTCTCTCAGTATTGTGACACATCCTACCCTTTTGagtgttttgtatgtttattgAGGAAGCCCAGAAGCAGGTAGGCTTGTAGAGAATGTGATGGGGTCCAGTGTGGCTCGTATTGGACCCAGCTGTTACTGCTGTGATCTGTGAAAGCACTGACGTGTTTGTGTTTGGCTTGTCGCTAATTCTGTTTGGGCTTCTCCTCCAAGTAGAATCTAAGTCACTTCTGTATTTACTGTAGGAATTTGGATTATAGAAAAGAGCAGAGAATGTCAGGTTTGTAGCTAAAATCCAACCTGTCCTGCACTTTCATACACTGTGCACAGTACTGAAATGCTATAGCAGCCACAGTGCTTTACATACatctatgtttaattatattaaaatacattatcatCCATGGATTTCCACATGGACAGTTTCAATTACAGCATTTTACAATTGAATCAATCATTGCATGATCCTCATAAAACAGTAGATTTTCTGTTAAGTTTTAAGATTGTATTTCTGTTTACAGTTTAAACCTTTGCCTtatgcaaacaaaaaaagcacatatATAATATTGTGTCTAGTACCATGCCAGATAACAGAATTTGGCTGtctgcatgccttactttcagctAAGTCTGTTACGCTTCCTGGGTCCCTTCACTTACCAGGGTCTTCTGGATCATGTTACTGGCtggaagcatgtcagtcaacaaagggaagcagctgattggttaattaCAGGAATGAAGCCATtgaaggggcggggacaatttcaccctcccaAATGAGCAAGGAAGTGCAACAGTAACTGAAAACATGGCTTGTGCAAACTGAGATTACTTTAACCAAGAGTAGTGGTTTAATATATAATGTGTTCTAGCACcttttttgaaaacatgtttctttcaaaactgcacattagcAGCCTATATAAAGTTGGACAACTGGGAAACGGTCTGGAATTGATAGCATGGACCTGTGCCGTTTAGCTCTATAGTTCTTACAAGGGGAGGAGTCTAAACAGAAGCTCTTCCTGTGGGTAGCTGAGGGAGCAGCTGTTTATGAGCAGTATTTTTATGTTTGTGttagctgtgttgtttttttattactccTCTGGTTGTTTTTAACTTGATTTAAGGTTGTGAACAAGCTTGTCCACTGGATTCCACAGACTGACCTGGAAAAGGGAATATAAATGTCactcttttatttttgtaaaatatttattgaagatgttttcttttttgttctcctTGTGCTGTTCTGTAAATGCTACTGATTTGACATCGCTGAcatgctttaaatgtattttttataaacctGCGTGTGTTTTTGAGTCTGTTTTCTACCGGTGTCGGGAAACCTCAAGGTTGACTGTCTAGCAAGGAGTGCCAGGGGACAGGGTCCATAAGAGGGGAATTGTACCTACAAGTGACGGCCAAAAGTGGAATATTTCTtctggaagttgtttcacctttcaTGGAACTGCCACAGGGGGTATTTGCAGAAACTTGTCAACGGACAGGTGTGTTATTTCATGTGTATCTAACCCTTTACCTCATTTTAAGATAATTgttcctactttgcatccatcTGTTAATGTGAGTGCCATCGTCACAATGTTGTTCAGCATTGTGAGATGTGATAAAAAAAGATGGTATTGTTTAAGATGGAGCTCACGTTGGAAAAATTACCTTAATGTGCCTTTataggattcaatacacatgAAAAAATAAGTGGCGATAGgctaatttctgcaaatatataaTCAATCAATCCTGATTTCTGTAGTGCCTTTTGCGATAAACCGCCTCTAAGCAATTTACAGATAAAAATAACAAGTATATAACTTACAAAACAATTGATAGTATAGTGAAAGATAAGATAAAATACTCCTTTTACATATgttaaaattataaaaatgccTTTAATCTTGCCCCCTGTGGTAATTGCAGTAAAGCTGAAATAACTCctacagtaaatatttaatttttgtatGTCACTTTAGGCAGAATTCCCATCTATAAGTGGTTATAggagtaagagccagcgccacctAGGAGTCAGCCACATTGTATCAAGTTTCCTGTTCTTTAGATGGCAACACACAACTCAAGGTGCTGGTAAAGCacacagaatgattgcaaacaccagaGAAGGGTAAGGGGACATTTAGAAACAAGACACTGGGGTTTGAAGCTGCTTAATCTCTAAGGTGTTCAAAAAGCATACGATTGGTTTCAAGTGAAAATACAGGGGTGCTCAATCACAGCAGAGAGCCCAATTGCAGTCAGAcacaaaactgctgctgcaatcCAGCCCCTTGTATGAGTTCAGTGCTCTAATCGAATTGAACATTATTAAACAGCATTGTCTTGTAGCAATAGGAGAACACTACACACCTTGTATGAGGTCAGTGCTGTAATCGAATTGCACATTATTAAACAGCATTGTCCTGTAGCAATAGGAGAACACTACACACCTTGTATGAGCTCAGTGCTCTAATCGAATTGCACATTATTAAACAGCATTGTCCTGTAGCAATAGGAGAACACTACACACCTTGTATGAGGTCAGTGCTCTAATCGAATTGCACATTATTAAACAGCATTGTCCTGTAGCAATAGGAGAACACTACACACCTTGTATGAGGTCAGTGCTCTAATCGAAACATTGTCCTGTAGCAATAGAACACTACACACCTTGTATGAGGTCAGTGCTCTAATCGAATTGCACATTATTAAACATTGTCCTGTAGCAATAGGAGAACACTACACACCTTGTATGAGCTCAGTGCTCTAATCGAATTGCACATTATTGAACCTTGTTGTCATTTAGCAATAAGAGAACACTACACACAGCTCAGTGCTCTAATCGAATTGCACATTACTGAACTGCATGGTCCTTTAGCAATAGGAGAACACTACACACCTTGCAATGCAGGGGtgcaaaatgttttgaaaatgagtGCTAAGCTGTTTAGCatcagagagcctactggtgctaaattattaaaCCTGCCCTAATCGTGCCTCGCCCACAACTATTGTGTGTGTGGGtcggtcatgtgagtagtccagacacAATGAGAAATTCTCTCATATATGATTGTTAAGGAATAACATGTCTACTGGCGTTATAAGAGATACCCTGGCGCTAGAAGCTCATGGCATGGAGCTAAATATGCACCCCTGCGATGGAGATGCTAATTGATAGGTTTAGTTTAGCTGTAGGGAAGCGGGGAGCTGGTCTCACAGTATTTGATTGTCATTAATGCCaagtttccatctgcaccatgaaaccagtctgtacaCATCCTCTGGTTACCAGTATCAAACTGGTTCTATTTGCCGTCTACAATGCCAGCAGCAACCGGACATTACACAACAGCCAGAGATCACCTGTGTGTCTGATGTTTTTGTGTAAATGCCATTTGAAAATTAATTCAACACTCTCCAATATTTCCCTGACGGCATACGTTCTTctgccaactttttttttatttgtaaaatgtgtCGATATTTTGCATTCAATTCCCCAAGGAGCTACTAATAAGACATTTATTAAAAAGCTTCAACCAATCAAAAGATAATAACTATATCTGAAGGCAGCATTTACCGTTACACTGTTTGTACCAATCACTGGCAAATATGAGTTGAGAGTTGCTTGTTTACAGTTTGTGGGCGATGGCAGAATTGTCTAATGACACAAAACAGCGGGAGAGGCGGAAGCTCACAGTTGAGTGACATCGAGCGGGCGAGTAAGAGCACACCCAACTTAACCTCTCATCCTATGAGCTTTCTGTGTTTGTTAGTGGGCGGTATCCACGCTTTGGCGGGCTGTTGCGAGCTTGCAGGGAAAGGAAGCAGAGATGGAGGTCAGCGGCTGCAGCGTTTTGGAGTTGGAGGAAAATAAAcgcgaacccgaacccgaacccgaactgGAACTAGAACCCGGGACTGGGAACGACGCAGATATCGGGGATGCGGCTGAAAAAGCAGGCCCTTCGGAGGCAAACGGTGATGGCGGTGCGGACGGGTCCGAGAGTCGGGACACCCAGCAGAACTTGAACCTGTCGAGCGGGCCGAGCGGTTCCGGTTCGGAGCCCAAGAGGACCCGGCTAAAGCTGTTCAACAAGGTCATGGAGAAAAGTTTGCAAAGACTAATCACGGACGCGAGGTGAGGAAAACATATTTGACAGAgtatcctattattattattgttgttattattattattattattattgttattattattattattattattgttgttgttattcagGGTCTTAATTTAATTTCTCTGTAATTACTGTGCTGTCAACTTGATGTGCACAGTGCTACAGTTTTTTACGTATAGAAAATGCGAATACAAAATAACTGTTTACTGTTCTGAAGTATATAACTATATGAATCCACAATCTACCGCAAATGTGGTCAAGAAAggactgataaaaaataaatatacatttgacCTTTTTCTTCTGTTGTTCAGAAATTAAAATTGGGTGAAATTAATTATATAGGTGTATTGGAGACCAGTATTGATCATTTGATAGGAAAGACTAGTGCTTTTGAAATGCAGACTGTTCATTGAATCGTTTGAAGTAAGATTGCCCGAGAACCAATCAAGGTAAGACGTGTTTCAATAAGCGCTTGAGGAGTAACTGGtttaaattgtttgtttaatgtttttttttttaatccgtaaaataaatgtgtgaaaaaaaaaaaaacatcttacaaATAGCATTAACAATTACAATAAGAATGTTTGTTTTCACATGCCTTGCGTGTGTAACTgtcagggttggctgatttaaatcaagtcgatttaaatcactgattttaaatcatttgattttttaaaaataaaaatcgttGATTTTAAATCCATCTGTTTtcttttactacctattttatatagtttctcaaggaaaaggcatgaaaagtatgttttaaaaaccttttattaacacaaacatcttaaactcttactgtctataaactaaaactctatGGCTgaattctgatcacagcgcaaaagGCGCATgccactgaaatggtattctgaagacatgtcttggcCTTTaaagagcgcctgccccatcattaacatattagccgaagcgattctgatgacagtgcaattgggtcccaaatagacaactgagcaagacccgctgaaaccaggtttatttagtggtgcaatgaGGAACtttaatgattgaacacactataaaaagcaaagtaatcctaagtaacaactgcgtTTGTTTGGACTGACTCAGAAAgaggaaagaaaagtaaaagaaaagaatgactgggatgatgagtttttctctggcgtactccatcgctaaattcttgtagttcccatattgtagttcacatttgGAGGATGGCACAAAGATAAATCATTGGTTTTGTTCATGTGtgcatttaagattgagtaattttagtttggtatgtaactattcacaaaccaccatttccaacatccttaaatttacagtttggaggtactgtagagctacaactaggATGCTATcaaaaaaatctgattttaaaaataaattaattaaaaaatcgcCAACCCTGGTAAGTGTAATGCAGTCGACTTGCTTAAATAACATTCAATAAAACCGTAGACTAGGCAGAGTAAAGGCTGGCACAGTACAATGCACTACGGCAAGCCCTTTTAATATTTAATCCTCAATTTCTGATACCAGCAATTCTCAATATTATTTTTGATCTCACTAGAATGGTTGATATAAAAAATGGTACCTTTTTTATTTGATCTCAAAAACAGAATTGTCGATGTCAAGCACTGCAATGTTTGACGGGCGGTTCCCTGTGTGTCAGTTTTCAGCGGTTTGCCCACACCTTCCACCCGTTCTACAAGCTGCAGCCCCGTGTCACCCAGAGCATCCACAGGACCTTCATCTCCCAGCTACAGACCTCCATTCAGGTGAGGAGAGGGCTGGCGCTCCCTGAGTAATTGCAGCTGCACGCTTCTCCCTGCGATCACAGCCATTCACTATAGAGGTCTCAACAGGTTTGTAAAGAAACACCTGCTTTAGCAAACCCATTGTAACATTCACTTGCACCAGGGAAATGCATCTTTTCTAAAATACACAGGCCACTTGCATAAGTAAGAATATGAAGTGAGGGCATGGTCAGGTGTTGCCACTGCTTTAATTGagtcctgtgtctgtgtgtggctgGCTGGCTGTGTGCTTGGCTCTGTGTGTCCTTGCAGGATGACATTTCCCAGATCATGGAGGAAGGGAATTTACAAGCACAGCTGGACGAGTTGGACCGGCTGCAGGAGGAGGCCTCAGACACAGCAGAACCAGCCTGGTGAGGACCACGTGCACTTTCAGATCACTGGCACTGCTTCAGAGGCCTTGAGACGCTTCATTTCAGTTTGCGCACCACAGCACCGAAAGGGCATTGTGGCCATAGAAAGAGTTCAGCAAAGAACAGCCACACTAATCTCAGGGTTAAAGGACTGAGCAATGAAGAGAGAGTCAAGCATGAATTGAttcagcctagaacaaagaagaattagggtgGGCTTGATTGAGGTCTTTAGAATCTTAAAAGGAGGTGACAAACCCTAAGCAATACTgtaagcacagaaaccaggaccagagcaCGCAGTTGGAAACTAAGCTGAGATAGATTTAGGATGTAGGGTAGGAGACTCTTCTTTGTAGAGAGTGGTgagtgagggtgtggaatgggttacctagtcatgctgttgacgCTGAATCCTTTAAGACACCAGTTTGACAAGGTTTTGGGATCAATCcactactaggaaccggacgagtgCTGATGGGCCGACTGGCCTCTCGTTCGTAAATTTCTTATCTTACAAAACGTTACGAGGGTGAAGTGCCTTTAGATGTCActgtacagcgatggccaaaagtgttgcatcaccctatataattaactaattttgcttcataaagtcaaatgaaacctgctgaataatgttatgttaacatatttaattacataccactttgcaaTTGTTCCATATACTTACAcagacaacaattgaaaaatgtgacattttgaaattgaaCATGAAATATGGTAATACTATTATGGCTCCTGGtacacttttgcgatatcattttgtagttccattgattacatgatgtttgaacacagccctagtgCTCTGATGTATGTGTTGAAGTgctctgatgtgtgtgtgtgtttgtgtgtttcaggCGCCCTAGCGGGGTCCCAGAGCAGGATTTCCAAAGCTTCCTGATTCCCTattacctgcagcagcaggagttCCTGCGCAAGGCTGTGAAGTCGCTGGAGCAGGAGAACGGCAGGCTGGCCCAGTCCGTGCAGGCCGGGAGAGAGCGGCTCAGTGAGGCTGAGAAACAGATCCGGGAGAGCCTGGGGGAGTGGCAGGTACTGCACTGACACACAGTAGTCTTGTCTTCTTtagatatacattttttgtaaagcaCGCTGCTTTCACATTTGTTAGCTTTGGTTTAACAAGATCACAGCACAGCTAAGGAAAGCAATTCTCAGAATGAATCTGTTTAAACTGTCTATTCCTTGCATTGTGCTTGTTCTGTTAGaagggccacggaaaattcacaatttcatggaaatcgtgtatttgactgcctaccgtgaagtgtttttttttttttttttactcttcaccagcttttatcatgtagaaaccatagacaactacatagaaatgtctgcaacaataataaaactacgactaataatagaTCTTCTATTTATCATGGTGTCAGTCTGGATGTCACATCTTTGCCACTAGATGCAAAccctgatttcacaagctgtagagatgaaattgaatcttacaagcaccatgcagctgaaaatgacaaaaatgtcaatattgttgatttctgggtgaggtctgaaaTCACATTCACAAACATGGCAACAAttgcacgctgttttttgtcaattccaccaaactctgtggatgcaggaggagcagtttccgcatatggacaggtttttacaccacaaagacaaaccatgagtgttgaaactgcaacaagatgcacaatgctggccttcaacaaataactagttttgtACTTACGGGCCAGAtcgttattgtgtgtgtgtgtgtgtgtgtgtgtgtgtgtgtgttaatgtgtgtgCGCACAACACGCTAGATGGATAAAAAGTCGCGTacgatttcttcttgtttttcctgttcttgttcttcagattattttgtataggttgattCACTCAAGTAGCACAATGTTGGTTTTAAAACGTCATCTATAATTtagtgtgtaaagaaaaacacaagtttcggttttgtcacttgcacttaaccctgtttttaacattttgtttttcaaagtcagtataacgctatacaacacagtctgtttaattactgtatgaacacagCCTAAGTTTTAAACGTTtccaaaactcgacaatgttgctgaatttgtcattcaaacttgttttgttttaatcagttttggcTGCTTGTGACTTTTTTcaaccaacacatttaaatgacccttgtttgttacattttaaaagattgttttaaacgttacaatgtaaatgttgactcagtagctactattaaatattaaaatgtttcaacCTTGGTGATTTTCTTTGcgttattaattttaggcaacttacaatataaacttttttaaaaaaaaataaaatggcacttcggtgaaatgtattttttatatttattttttttattgtcattcgtgaaATTCTTGAAAAAGTACCGTGAATTTTCCTTGGCCCTACTCATTAGGACTCCAGGACTGCTGTAAGCCACACCCTTGCCCTCTTCAGGGACTCGTGGGCTCCTCTCCCATCCTCACTCGTGGAATAGCCACAGCACACCGGGACTGTTCACGGAGTACATTCTGTTTGTTCAACAGATATCTCGCTGATTTCACTTTTCTATTCAAACGCTGCACTGTGAAAATTGCCTGCAATCTGTCTTGACTGTTTGCGTCACTTTCTTTCAGGTCTCTGAGACGTTCTAGAAGCGCAGCAGAAAGGAAGCCTCTCCAAACCAGGGCTTGCTGTTGCAGGTGAAACTgggatccttttttttttgggacCTCGGTCTGGACAGTGTTTGGGGCAGGGTGGCTAAATGTGGTTCACACTTGCTTTTATATACAACGGTGCCCATAAGAATTAAACCTCTATTAATGTCAGTATCATTCTCCAAAGCAACAAGTTATACATGTTGATTTAACACGGGTAGTCATGCTGCCATTTAAAAGCGAGTTTTGAGATTTCAAAGTCCTGTCTGAT
This region includes:
- the LOC131703147 gene encoding polyamine-modulated factor 1-like, encoding MEVSGCSVLELEENKREPEPEPELELEPGTGNDADIGDAAEKAGPSEANGDGGADGSESRDTQQNLNLSSGPSGSGSEPKRTRLKLFNKVMEKSLQRLITDASFQRFAHTFHPFYKLQPRVTQSIHRTFISQLQTSIQDDISQIMEEGNLQAQLDELDRLQEEASDTAEPAWRPSGVPEQDFQSFLIPYYLQQQEFLRKAVKSLEQENGRLAQSVQAGRERLSEAEKQIRESLGEWQVSETF